GTAATATCAAAGACTTCACGGGTTACCAGCCAAAAATCAACTTCGTTGGAGATTTCAACGGAGATAAGTCCAAAGATGTCATGATTACTGTATACTCTGGCGGTAACAGCGGCAGCACTGATGCTTATGTAGTATCCTTCAAAGACAGTCGTGTTAAAGTTCTTCTTAACGAGTACGTGAAAGTGAATGGCAAGCGTTCGCTCTACAATACAATGAAGGCTTCTGATGTAGATAAAAACGGAGTCTATGAGATTGTTGCAACAAAAACGATTCATGGTCAAGCTACTTCCGTAGTTAAAGGCGAAGAAACTTCTGTTCTTACTTACAAAAATGGAGCATTTCAAGTTAAATCGACGACTGTGAAGAAATCTAAATAATCTTATAGCAAAGCTAATACCTAACAGTGAGGGAGTCTCCTGGTAGCCATGAAAGTGGTTATCGGGGGGACTCCCTTTTGATTTTTGAGTCGGATTGACTTGTGCACTTGGTGAGAACGACTATAACTAAACTCTCCCTTGCTGAGCGTGGCCTGCTTCATCCATTATTTAACTAAGAGATCATTTGCAGCTTAGAACAAACCATCATCCAAAATATTTTGCAGCACCATAAAAGATTGGAGACGATGTTTATTAATGAAAGACTTTGTAATTCGAAATCCGAAGGATGAAGATGCGGAGCAAATTGAAGGCATGGATTTTGTTCTAAAAATGCTATATCTGTATCATGGCGATCTGGATAAGCGAAATATGTTCTGCGCAGTGAGTGGCGACGGAGAGGTTCTGGCCGTTGCTCATCTGATGGAGCATGATACCTTTCATGCGGTTGGGCATGACGAAGACCCAAGTTTTAAACGATATCTTAATTACGAAATCGTATTTGCGGAGAACGCCGAGGATGAAGACATCAAAGCTGCGCTGATCGAAGCATTGATCGGACGGTCTAGAGAAATTAAAGCACAATATCAAGACAAGCGTATTATCATGGCTCAATATATCGACACAGATAATCTCCAAGAGTTGAGCTTCTGTCTAGCACGCGGATTTACGATTTGCGATACGATTGTCGTGTTTAAATTTGACCTGAGTAGAGAGATTCCTGAGTATCCTTTACCAGAAGGTGTTCTGGTGAAGCCAACTGCACTGAACAATAGTGAAGCTCAGGAACAATATCGTCAAGCTGAACTCGCTTCCTTTGACGGTGTGGCGTGGAGTCTAAACCATTTGGGATGGATGCAGGGATCGCCCGAAATCGTTAATTTCTGCGCGTTTCATGGCGATCAATTGATCGGCAACACCTCAACCTGGAGAATCACCGACGAGAGAAGTGCAACGGAGAATGTATTCGTCATTCCTGAATGGCAGAAAAAAGGTGCCGCTCGTAACATCATCTGCACCGCACTGGATTATCTAAAAAAGCAGGGAAAAACAACCGCCACATTGGGCACGCATGGAGACAATAAGAAGGCCATTCGTCTATATACTCAGATTGGTTATGAGTTGTACGGTTTCAGATTTACCGTTTGCTATGAAATCCATTAAACAGATTACTAGATTATCAGCGAATGCTCGCTACTATGCTCTGTAGAGTTTCTACAGAGCTTTTTATTATTGTTATAGTTCATTTCAATATTTTACCGCCTATGCTACTATAGCTACGATTGAAAAGGAATAATTTAGAATAGTAGGAGGGTTTTATGGAAATCGGTGCGATCACTTTTTTTGTAAAAGACATGGAAAAGATGGTTACATTCTATCGGGACGTCATGAATATGGCTATAGAATGGGATGGTGGCGTATTTACCGGGGTCCAGCTAAAGAGTGGTGTGTTTTTTAATTTGTGTCAGCGGGATGCGCTTAGTATTTCAGGGCTAGATTATCCTAATGGGTTAAATGGGACGATGGAAGTCTCATTTGGCGTTCCCTCACCTGAAGATGTCGACAAGGAATTTGAGCGTCTGGTGAAGGCAGGTGCAACTCTTATAAAAGAACCTATTTCGCAGCCCTATGGGTTGCGTGAATCTATTGTGGCTGATCCAGAAGGGAATTTGATTGAGATCGTAGCGGGTATTCCACAAAAATAATAGGGTATATACAATCACCCGAAAGGAAGAACTACTCATGAGAACCCCAATAAGTATCGTAAAATGGCTGGAACACCATGAAATCATGGACGAGCTACTCCATCATGAAGACAGCTTAACCACGCATCCGATGGATCATGGCTTTGAAGCTGAGGTTCTAAAGATCGGTTTAGATCAGGAGAGCTATGTCTTAAAAACGTGGAGTAAGAGCTCCAAACCGGATGTTCAGTTCCAATATCGATTATTGGATGTCCTGTCTGAACGAGGGGTAGCCGTCTCTAAACCAGTGGGGTGGGGGATCAACCCGGACGGGAATAAGGTATTGTTAACAAGCTTTGACGGAACGCCAATTCATAAAGTGAATGATATGACAATGAAGAAGCTCGCGAGCATTTTAGCCAGAATTCATCAAATAGATTTTGTTGAGCTTGAACATATACAAATACCTAAGTACGATTTCATCGATTACTTTTTTCCAGAAGCAAGAGAGCACGCAGACCTTAATCAAGCATTGATTTCTCTAGTGGAGCAAACGCCAATGAAGCAAGAATGTATCATTCATGGGGATTTCCACATAGGAAATATAGTAGAGGAAAAAGAGCGATTTACCGTCATTGATTGGACGAACGGACAGTTGGGAGATCCTAGATATGATTTTTCATGGTCACTCATTCTACTGAAAATTCACATCTCCGAGCGTTATGCTGATGTGTTCCGTTCCGCTTATTTATTGGAGCATTTTATGGAGCAGGAAGAGCTTGAGGTCTTTGAAGCATGGGCTTGTCTTAGATGGATCCTGCTGAATAGACGAGGCAGTACACCTAAAGGGCCTAATGTAACGAAGAGGGTAAAGAGTTTAATTGGAAGTAATAGATTCCTGAAAGATTTGGATTTCCTAGGGTTTGAATGATCTTCATCTCAAAAAGAATTACAATACAGACCGCAACCCTTTGCGAGGGAGGCGGTCTATTTACGTTTGTTCGCTGCGAGATTTCAACACATCGGACGTTCATTTGATTTTCAGTTTGGGTGTTTATAATGCTTTTAATGAATCGGGGGATGTGCTTGTATAGGACTTCGACTGTGTAAAGGAGGTTTTCCATGGTAAGGGCAATTCAGAAAACCTTGTATCTCATACTTGCATGCTTCATAGGGCTGTTTATCGCTTCCTCCTTTTTTATCCAGGCGAAATATAATTATTTCGTATATGGGGACACACCCGTTTTGGAGAAGCAATAGCTCGGCCTTTTTATTTTAGGGATTGCTGTGGTGCTCGTATTAAGCGTTATTTTGTATAAAATGTGCCTGAAGCTTAATCAGTATAGTTGGAAAATCGCCATCCGGCCACATTGCTATGTTCTTTTTCCATTCAGCTCGCGATCATCTTCCTGTTTCCCCGCTTGCCGACGGATGATTCGCAGACCGTGCTTTCATTGGCACTCGATATGCTGTACCGGAATGATTATTCATCTTTTGACACGAGCGGTTATCTGCATATGATTCCGTTTAATTTCTCGATTGTTGTGTAATTAAAGACGTTGCTACAGTTATTTCCGGATTATTATCTGGTGATCAAAATATTCAATATTCTATTTACACTCTTAACCTCGTTAATGATTTACCTGCTGTATAAAGAGCTCAATGATAAGTCTAAGGATCATGATTATGGCATTCTTGTGTTTGCCGCAACCTATATTCCTTCGCTGTTCATGAGTAATTTAATCTATAACGATGTGATAGCCACCGCCTTCCTGACAAGTGCCTTATATTTTGCCGTGAAATTTATAAAAAGAAGGTCCATGAAGGATATTCTCTTCGCAGCTACCTTACTGGCAGTTGGTAACTATTTCCGAAGCATTGGTATTATTTTTCTGATTACTATGGTATTCAGTCTTTTGTTCAACATACGTGCGATCGGGGTGAAAAAGGCTCTAAGCGCTTTGTTTATCACAGCTTTATTGTTTAATGTTCCCGGCTGGACGCAAAATGCTGTGCTGCAGTCGACGAATGTCGTAGATGAACCGATTAATACAAATTCCGCACGTGTTTATATGTGGCTGAATATGGGGGTCAATCTGGAGACGTTTGGTTTCTGGGATAACTGGCAGAGCTATACGATCGCAGAAAGTACGAAGCTATTTAAAGTGGAAATCAGCAATAAACTCTCCGAGGCGAGCCTAAGTGACTTAGTGAAGATGTATTATAAAAAGATCGTTTGGACCTGGACGGAAGGAACATACCAGATGGAACGATATGTGCTTGGGAATGACGGATCATCTAGTAACGGTGGAAGAATGGGTTTTGTCATGGACCGTTATAGCTACACTAACACTGCTACGGATTTATTTAAGGCGGATTCGAGTTACCGAAGCGGGCTGCTGTGGTTGCTGTATGTTCTGAATTTCCTGATGTATGTTTGTATACTCATCCGCTTAATTGGTGGAATAAGAGCCAAAAGATATGAGGAGACCTCTTTGATTCTTGTGGTGCTAGGCTTTATCGGATTCTATCTTTTGTGGGAGATTAAGTCCCGGTATATTTATCCGGTGTATCCGCTGCTGATCGTGTTATCCTACATGGGATTTAAAGATGTATATGATTATATGTTAAAAAGATATTTTCCACGTTGACCATTTTTGCTCGGAAAGAGGTGGTTCAAAGATGCGGACCAAGCGATTTCTTGCTTTGATTATAGCAGTGCTTAGCTGTTCCATGGTGCTAGTCTCCTGTGAGGCCATTACCGCACAGAAGATATCGAGTACCGACTCTGGGTCAAGGGCGAACGGGGGACAGGGGTTTACCGATGGCAGGGCCAAAGATGGAGGTGGCTCTCCCGGCATGAATGGAGGGACAAGAAGAAATGGCAGCCAAGGTACGGATGGCGGCAGCGGGCAAAGCGGACGGTAGTGAAAAAATTTCATGAACTTGTCCCAAGCCTAATAAGATTAAGTGTGATAGGATAAGATTACATGTGAACTACACACCACCTAAGAGGTGGGTGCTTCTTGGTCAATAGAGCTACCGCTCCAAGTTACCCCAAGCTTGCAGGCTAGTTCCTAACCCGATCATTGCCATTTTACATGACTAATTTTAGAAGGTTTAGAGCTGCAATCCTGTCTCTGTCGTGCTCAGTATGACATTCAGGACAAGTCCATTCCCGTACAGCCAGGTTTTTCACTTCTGCATTCTTGTAGCCGCAGCAAGAACAAATTTGGCTGCTTGCATAATGTTTGGGCGCAATGATCAATGTTCTGCCGTACCATTCCGATTTATAGGTAACCATTTCTCTGAACAGACTCCAAGAGACTTCGGATAAGGCTTTCGCTAACTTGTGGTTCTGCATCATGTTCTTTACACGCAGGTCCTCCAGAACGATTACTTGGTTATCGCTTATCATTCGGGTGGACATTTTGTGCAAGAAATCTTTACGTTGATTCGCTATCTTTTCATGGAGCTTGGCCACCTGGAGTCGTACTTTAGACCGGTTATGACTCCCTTTTTTCTTACGTGACAAGTCCCGTTGT
The window above is part of the Paenibacillus sp. FSL K6-0276 genome. Proteins encoded here:
- a CDS encoding aminoglycoside phosphotransferase family protein — its product is MRTPISIVKWLEHHEIMDELLHHEDSLTTHPMDHGFEAEVLKIGLDQESYVLKTWSKSSKPDVQFQYRLLDVLSERGVAVSKPVGWGINPDGNKVLLTSFDGTPIHKVNDMTMKKLASILARIHQIDFVELEHIQIPKYDFIDYFFPEAREHADLNQALISLVEQTPMKQECIIHGDFHIGNIVEEKERFTVIDWTNGQLGDPRYDFSWSLILLKIHISERYADVFRSAYLLEHFMEQEELEVFEAWACLRWILLNRRGSTPKGPNVTKRVKSLIGSNRFLKDLDFLGFE
- a CDS encoding GNAT family N-acetyltransferase produces the protein MKDFVIRNPKDEDAEQIEGMDFVLKMLYLYHGDLDKRNMFCAVSGDGEVLAVAHLMEHDTFHAVGHDEDPSFKRYLNYEIVFAENAEDEDIKAALIEALIGRSREIKAQYQDKRIIMAQYIDTDNLQELSFCLARGFTICDTIVVFKFDLSREIPEYPLPEGVLVKPTALNNSEAQEQYRQAELASFDGVAWSLNHLGWMQGSPEIVNFCAFHGDQLIGNTSTWRITDERSATENVFVIPEWQKKGAARNIICTALDYLKKQGKTTATLGTHGDNKKAIRLYTQIGYELYGFRFTVCYEIH
- a CDS encoding VOC family protein translates to MEIGAITFFVKDMEKMVTFYRDVMNMAIEWDGGVFTGVQLKSGVFFNLCQRDALSISGLDYPNGLNGTMEVSFGVPSPEDVDKEFERLVKAGATLIKEPISQPYGLRESIVADPEGNLIEIVAGIPQK
- a CDS encoding glycosyltransferase family 39 protein gives rise to the protein MLQLFPDYYLVIKIFNILFTLLTSLMIYLLYKELNDKSKDHDYGILVFAATYIPSLFMSNLIYNDVIATAFLTSALYFAVKFIKRRSMKDILFAATLLAVGNYFRSIGIIFLITMVFSLLFNIRAIGVKKALSALFITALLFNVPGWTQNAVLQSTNVVDEPINTNSARVYMWLNMGVNLETFGFWDNWQSYTIAESTKLFKVEISNKLSEASLSDLVKMYYKKIVWTWTEGTYQMERYVLGNDGSSSNGGRMGFVMDRYSYTNTATDLFKADSSYRSGLLWLLYVLNFLMYVCILIRLIGGIRAKRYEETSLILVVLGFIGFYLLWEIKSRYIYPVYPLLIVLSYMGFKDVYDYMLKRYFPR